In a genomic window of Nocardia fluminea:
- a CDS encoding serine hydrolase domain-containing protein, with protein MSVSRNVLVFVCTVGLLAAACSSNETAQDSRSAASAPSAFTSEDPVQAEAIMKIVDDYMVEAHLKSVIVRVTADGKEIVTAARGESMTGVPATTAMHFRNGAVAISYVSTLLLILADERKLSLDDKLSKYLAAIPNADRVNLRQLAQMTSGYHDFVLGNTKFAEIAYADPYKAWTTQEQLALAIDDPLWFEPGTNWAYAHTNYVLLGLALEKVTGKSLADALQEKVLGPLDLKNTEPNLTPYIPEPVLHSFTSERREFFELAPEVPFYEESTYWNPSWTLSHGAIQTSDIYDLERSAVAIGSGELLSGESYRAMTTTDLRGRTTAVPGCVNCRALDDFQTYGLGLWLTGDWSYQNPLFYGSAAVNAYLPSKKIAIAVAVTYQPQAFSASGGYSNGGDALFRKIGAYLAPGDAPPVKKDVPSQGGS; from the coding sequence ATGTCCGTTTCTCGGAACGTTCTAGTGTTCGTCTGCACAGTGGGTCTGCTGGCGGCGGCCTGTTCATCGAACGAGACTGCGCAGGATTCCCGATCGGCCGCGAGCGCGCCCTCGGCGTTCACCAGCGAAGACCCGGTGCAGGCCGAGGCCATCATGAAGATCGTCGACGACTACATGGTGGAGGCGCACCTGAAGTCGGTGATCGTGCGCGTGACGGCTGACGGGAAAGAGATCGTCACCGCGGCCAGGGGCGAGTCCATGACGGGTGTGCCCGCCACCACCGCGATGCATTTCCGCAACGGTGCCGTCGCGATCTCCTACGTGTCGACCTTGCTGTTGATCCTGGCCGACGAGCGGAAACTGAGCCTCGACGACAAGCTCTCGAAATACCTGGCCGCCATTCCCAACGCGGACCGGGTGAATTTGCGCCAGCTGGCCCAGATGACCTCGGGCTATCACGATTTCGTGCTCGGTAACACGAAATTCGCGGAGATCGCCTACGCCGATCCGTACAAAGCGTGGACCACCCAGGAACAACTCGCTCTCGCGATCGACGACCCCTTGTGGTTCGAGCCCGGAACCAACTGGGCCTACGCGCACACCAACTATGTACTCCTCGGCCTGGCGCTGGAGAAGGTCACCGGTAAGTCGCTCGCGGATGCCCTGCAGGAGAAGGTCCTCGGCCCGCTCGACCTGAAGAACACCGAGCCGAACCTCACGCCCTACATCCCCGAGCCGGTCCTGCACTCCTTCACCTCCGAACGCCGCGAGTTCTTCGAATTGGCGCCCGAGGTTCCGTTCTACGAGGAATCGACCTACTGGAATCCCTCGTGGACGCTGAGCCACGGCGCTATCCAGACGAGCGACATCTACGACCTGGAACGAAGTGCCGTCGCCATCGGCAGCGGCGAATTGCTGTCGGGGGAGTCGTACCGGGCGATGACGACGACGGACCTGCGAGGGAGGACGACAGCAGTCCCCGGTTGCGTCAACTGCCGGGCGCTCGACGACTTTCAGACCTACGGTCTCGGCCTGTGGCTCACCGGTGACTGGTCCTACCAGAACCCACTGTTCTACGGCAGTGCCGCGGTCAACGCCTACCTGCCGTCGAAGAAGATCGCGATCGCGGTCGCTGTCACCTACCAGCCCCAAGCGTTCAGCGCGTCGGGCGGCTACTCCAATGGCGGCGATGCGCTGTTCCGCAAGATCGGCGCGTACCTCGCCCCGGGCGACGCCCCGCCGGTCAAGAAGGATGTTCCATCACAGGGTGGGTCGTAG
- a CDS encoding ABC transporter ATP-binding protein yields the protein MSLSNLGVLISYARPHTRTLLIGLALALGSSATVMATPMVTKSILDALGTGASIMGPTGALVVLLVIGAALGWGYWILLGTVAENIVLDARTSLVRRLLGATVPSVQARPTGELVTRVTADTLLLKEAASSAVIGIINATFLTVCTVILMGVLDMMLLGVTVLAIVVVGLLFGTLMPRIAKADARTQESLGRLGGVLEGSLRSVRTVKAARAEHRIATLIGTDARNARTHAIESVRVSATAWTVAWTGVQGAIIAILAIGAWRADNGSLTVSTLIAFLLYAFTLMGPIQELTTHITAMQSGIAAAMRIREMETLHSEADVAHEPAPATTAEPDAALRFDEVTVRYAPDAPHALKGLTLRIPATGHTAIVGPSGAGKTTVFSTILRFVEPDTGTISVGGVAYRNLTMSEVRARIAYVEQESPLVPGTLSDNLRFLRRGATDDEVAEVLRLLRLDSVVAAQPQGLDTHVRDTDLSGGQRQRIAMARAMLGDADVLLLDEATSQIDTLTEASIVEAIAVRARTHAVVTIAHRLSTVRHADRIVVMDDGSVRAVGTHDELMRADDLYARMVRAGGFA from the coding sequence ATGTCCCTGTCGAACCTGGGTGTCCTGATCAGCTATGCCCGGCCGCACACACGGACTCTGCTGATCGGACTCGCACTCGCCCTCGGCAGTTCCGCGACGGTGATGGCGACGCCGATGGTGACCAAGTCGATCCTCGACGCACTCGGCACGGGCGCGTCGATCATGGGTCCGACCGGTGCGCTGGTGGTGCTGCTCGTCATCGGCGCCGCACTCGGATGGGGCTACTGGATTCTGCTCGGAACCGTCGCCGAGAACATCGTCCTCGATGCACGCACGTCGCTCGTTCGACGACTGCTCGGCGCGACGGTTCCGTCCGTGCAGGCGCGTCCCACAGGCGAGTTGGTCACGCGCGTCACGGCAGACACTTTGCTACTGAAGGAGGCTGCGTCGTCGGCGGTGATCGGCATCATCAACGCCACGTTCCTGACGGTGTGCACCGTGATCCTCATGGGTGTGCTCGACATGATGCTCCTCGGCGTCACCGTGCTGGCCATCGTCGTCGTCGGCCTGCTCTTCGGAACGCTCATGCCGCGAATTGCCAAGGCGGACGCGCGAACGCAGGAATCGCTCGGCCGCCTCGGCGGAGTGCTGGAAGGCAGTCTGCGTTCGGTGCGCACCGTCAAGGCGGCACGTGCCGAGCACCGCATCGCCACGTTGATCGGCACCGACGCACGCAACGCCCGGACACACGCTATCGAGTCGGTGCGTGTCTCGGCGACGGCATGGACCGTCGCGTGGACCGGCGTGCAGGGCGCCATCATCGCGATCCTGGCCATCGGCGCCTGGCGCGCCGACAACGGTTCGCTGACGGTCTCGACGCTGATCGCGTTCCTGCTGTACGCGTTCACGTTGATGGGACCGATCCAAGAACTGACCACGCACATCACGGCGATGCAGTCGGGTATCGCGGCCGCCATGCGTATCCGGGAGATGGAGACGCTGCACTCCGAAGCAGACGTGGCGCACGAGCCTGCGCCCGCGACGACCGCCGAGCCCGACGCCGCCTTGCGTTTCGATGAAGTTACGGTCCGCTACGCACCTGATGCACCGCACGCGTTGAAGGGATTGACGCTGCGAATTCCGGCGACCGGCCACACAGCCATCGTGGGGCCGTCGGGCGCGGGCAAGACAACGGTGTTCTCGACGATCCTGCGATTCGTCGAACCCGACACCGGGACCATCTCGGTGGGCGGCGTGGCGTACCGGAACCTGACGATGTCGGAAGTTCGCGCGCGTATCGCGTACGTCGAGCAGGAATCCCCTTTGGTGCCGGGCACATTGAGCGACAATTTGCGGTTCCTGCGGCGCGGTGCCACCGACGACGAGGTGGCCGAAGTTCTTCGCCTTCTCCGACTCGACTCGGTCGTCGCGGCCCAGCCACAAGGCCTGGACACCCACGTACGCGACACCGACCTTTCCGGCGGGCAGCGGCAACGGATCGCGATGGCACGCGCGATGCTCGGTGACGCCGACGTGCTGCTTCTCGACGAAGCGACGTCGCAGATCGACACGCTGACCGAGGCATCGATCGTCGAAGCGATCGCCGTGCGGGCGCGCACCCACGCCGTCGTCACGATTGCTCATCGCTTGTCGACCGTGCGGCACGCCGATCGGATCGTCGTGATGGACGACGGCAGCGTACGGGCGGTCGGGACGCACGACGAGTTGATGCGCGCCGACGACCTCTACGCGCGGATGGTCCGTGCCGGTGGATTCGCGTGA
- a CDS encoding IPT/TIG domain-containing protein, producing MAAVLTTLTPNSGPATTFSTVVITGSGFANVGPLTVRFGTTATTFTIDSDTQITAISPTGTGTVNVTVKVELNGTSNALPFTYV from the coding sequence ATGGCAGCAGTTCTCACTACCCTCACACCCAATTCCGGTCCAGCGACGACTTTCAGCACTGTGGTGATCACCGGATCCGGGTTCGCCAATGTCGGTCCTTTGACCGTCCGGTTCGGTACGACGGCGACCACGTTCACCATCGACTCCGACACCCAGATCACAGCCATCTCCCCGACGGGGACGGGCACGGTGAACGTCACCGTCAAAGTGGAGCTGAACGGCACCAGCAACGCACTGCCCTTCACCTACGTCTGA
- a CDS encoding TetR/AcrR family transcriptional regulator: protein MEDVQETSARERTRRAILDAAVATFAKSPNASLMEVAAKARVGRTTLHRYFPERSDLITAVGRLTEQAVAEASKRARLADGTGLDAVLRLCQEYFELSDVLTVMFFTSGVYDETTSCLSDDAAIAAIERGRDDSSIDATLDASWILNMMWALLYAAVDHVNRGSATRMHAQTQALTSLRKAIRSPG, encoded by the coding sequence GTGGAGGATGTCCAGGAGACCAGTGCCCGCGAACGCACCCGTCGCGCGATTCTCGATGCGGCAGTGGCGACGTTCGCGAAGTCGCCCAACGCGTCGCTGATGGAAGTCGCCGCGAAGGCACGCGTCGGGCGGACGACGCTGCACCGCTATTTTCCCGAACGATCCGACCTGATCACTGCCGTCGGGCGGCTCACCGAACAGGCCGTGGCCGAGGCCTCGAAGCGGGCCCGCCTGGCTGACGGGACAGGGCTCGACGCGGTCCTGCGGCTGTGTCAGGAGTACTTCGAACTCAGCGATGTCCTCACGGTCATGTTCTTCACGTCGGGCGTCTACGACGAGACCACGTCGTGCCTGTCCGACGACGCGGCGATCGCGGCGATAGAGCGGGGACGCGACGACAGCTCGATCGACGCAACGCTCGACGCCTCGTGGATCCTGAACATGATGTGGGCGCTGCTGTATGCCGCCGTCGACCACGTCAACCGCGGGTCGGCCACCCGCATGCATGCGCAGACACAGGCGCTGACGAGTCTGCGAAAAGCGATACGCTCGCCTGGGTGA
- a CDS encoding alkaline phosphatase D family protein codes for MARLQESRTELVLGPLLRHVGECDATIWVETSAPCTVEVLGHREHTWTIAGHHYALVLISGLAAGSVTRYEVNLDGERVWPLSDAPHPSLIRTLRAGADLTLAFGSCRFATPTATQDDDPFDADALDAYARRVMECPPEDLPDALLLLGDQVYADELLSPEIFRRIDELHDLDQPPGAQIRNFEEYTWLYSESWSDPQVRWLLSTVPSSMIFDDHDVIDDWNTSKSWRDEIEATDWWEERIVGALSSYWIYQHLGNLSPAALADDELYQRIRSEGGDCAELLRDFASAADEEADGAKGTQWSYRRDLGTTRLLVIDSRCGRILGGDTRTMVSEPEFSWIERQTEGDYDHLLIGSSLPWLLPRALHDLESWNERMASGVRGRRVTRWAERLRRSADLEHWAAFRDSFDRLARLVARVGRGQCSGPEGRAPATICVLSGDVHHAYAARAQFPDSVRSPVYQLTCSPMHNSVPTAMKAIFRVSWSRATERVTRFLLDRVSTVPPVPIEWSRVTGPFFGNQIATLHLRGRTSRLVLEQVSADGGRPHLTTVADVVLSTEADGSPHSGTRRDP; via the coding sequence ATGGCACGGCTGCAGGAAAGTAGGACCGAGCTGGTTCTGGGTCCGTTACTGCGTCACGTCGGCGAATGCGACGCCACCATCTGGGTCGAGACGTCCGCACCGTGCACTGTCGAGGTCCTCGGCCACCGCGAACACACCTGGACCATCGCCGGACACCACTACGCTCTCGTCCTGATTTCGGGACTGGCGGCCGGTTCCGTCACGCGGTACGAGGTCAATCTCGATGGGGAGCGCGTCTGGCCGCTGTCCGACGCCCCGCACCCGTCCCTCATTCGCACGCTCAGAGCCGGCGCCGACCTGACCCTCGCCTTCGGCTCGTGCCGATTCGCCACACCGACGGCGACGCAGGACGACGACCCCTTCGACGCCGACGCTCTCGACGCCTATGCGCGGCGAGTCATGGAATGCCCACCCGAGGACTTGCCCGACGCATTGTTACTGCTCGGCGACCAGGTTTACGCCGATGAGCTGCTGTCCCCGGAGATTTTCCGTCGCATCGACGAGCTGCACGACCTCGACCAACCGCCGGGCGCGCAGATCCGCAACTTCGAGGAGTACACGTGGCTCTATTCCGAGTCATGGTCCGACCCGCAGGTGCGCTGGCTGCTGTCCACGGTTCCGTCGTCGATGATCTTCGACGACCACGACGTCATCGACGACTGGAACACCTCGAAATCGTGGCGTGACGAGATCGAGGCCACCGATTGGTGGGAGGAACGGATCGTGGGCGCGTTGTCGTCGTACTGGATCTACCAGCATCTGGGCAACCTCTCGCCCGCGGCCTTGGCCGACGACGAGCTCTACCAGCGGATCCGATCCGAGGGCGGCGACTGCGCGGAGTTGCTCCGCGATTTCGCATCCGCAGCGGACGAAGAAGCTGACGGCGCCAAGGGAACGCAATGGTCGTATCGCCGCGATCTCGGCACCACCCGGCTGCTCGTCATCGATTCACGGTGCGGACGCATACTCGGTGGCGACACACGGACGATGGTCTCCGAGCCCGAGTTCTCGTGGATCGAACGGCAGACCGAGGGCGACTACGACCACTTGCTGATCGGGAGCTCGCTCCCGTGGCTGCTGCCGCGCGCCCTCCACGACCTGGAGTCGTGGAATGAGCGCATGGCCTCAGGCGTGCGGGGCCGACGTGTCACCAGATGGGCCGAAAGATTGCGGCGCTCAGCGGATCTGGAACATTGGGCCGCCTTCCGAGATTCATTCGACCGACTCGCCCGGCTCGTCGCCCGCGTCGGGCGCGGACAGTGCAGCGGCCCGGAAGGACGGGCGCCCGCCACGATCTGCGTGCTGTCCGGCGACGTTCACCATGCCTACGCGGCGCGAGCGCAGTTCCCCGACTCCGTGAGGTCCCCGGTCTACCAGCTGACCTGTTCGCCGATGCACAATTCCGTTCCGACCGCCATGAAGGCGATTTTCCGGGTCTCGTGGAGTCGGGCCACCGAACGGGTGACGCGTTTCCTCCTGGACCGGGTGTCCACCGTTCCGCCGGTGCCGATCGAGTGGAGTCGGGTTACCGGTCCCTTCTTCGGCAACCAGATAGCGACGCTGCATCTGCGCGGTCGGACCAGCCGACTCGTGCTGGAGCAGGTGAGCGCCGACGGCGGCCGTCCACACTTGACGACGGTCGCGGACGTGGTGCTGTCGACCGAGGCGGACGGCTCGCCCCACAGCGGAACACGCCGAGATCCATGA
- a CDS encoding PucR family transcriptional regulator gives MSRENTFIIVTATKFSTIFTRLFPATLCEDTIGAMLVEQPLSASPPLTARLLSRWPQIAERMLTDGLDATAPSELPDGHFTAEVLPTIYACGRAVLEAIGADREFTRAEVTAFVAPVAERHAEDRLPLSMLISAIHRSAQALVAEAAAVADPTQMDEFIEVFSRLLELLRRINMTVVDTYTEVEQSIYHAEREARRELCSALVRGLPAEELAVRADTVLADRYTVLAIHVSEPARTGSAANLVTRRRIRLLQRALYELTGEITPATFDGASGIALVSNSSEKDSVDAERFDQLAARLSQQFGVTVYLAEFSGVSSDKIPTAAKDAGELTELARLCGHPGGCYRLDDLLLEYQLTRPGPARERLAHRVIPLLASPHLLEALEAHLRYGADRKTASRRIHVHPNTFTYRLHRIAELTGLDPSDPTDSRMLAAALTVHRLGPSQKQTSS, from the coding sequence ATGAGCCGAGAAAACACTTTTATAATTGTCACAGCAACCAAGTTCTCCACCATATTCACCAGACTGTTCCCAGCCACACTGTGTGAAGACACAATCGGAGCCATGCTCGTGGAACAACCCCTTTCCGCTTCGCCCCCGCTCACGGCTCGGTTGCTCAGCCGTTGGCCACAGATCGCCGAGCGGATGCTGACCGACGGCCTGGACGCCACCGCACCCTCCGAACTGCCCGACGGCCACTTCACCGCCGAGGTCTTGCCGACGATCTATGCGTGCGGCCGGGCGGTACTCGAAGCTATCGGCGCCGACCGGGAGTTCACCCGCGCCGAGGTCACCGCGTTCGTGGCCCCGGTGGCCGAGCGCCATGCCGAGGACAGACTTCCGCTGTCGATGCTGATCAGCGCGATCCACAGATCAGCTCAGGCACTCGTCGCGGAAGCCGCCGCCGTCGCTGACCCGACGCAGATGGATGAGTTCATCGAGGTCTTCAGCCGATTGCTCGAATTGCTGCGTCGCATCAATATGACCGTCGTCGACACCTACACCGAGGTCGAACAGTCGATCTATCATGCCGAGCGGGAAGCGCGGCGCGAACTGTGCTCGGCGCTGGTGCGCGGGCTGCCCGCCGAAGAACTCGCCGTGCGCGCGGACACCGTCCTCGCTGACCGGTACACGGTGCTGGCGATCCATGTCAGCGAGCCGGCGCGAACCGGGAGCGCGGCCAACTTGGTCACCCGGCGCCGTATTCGATTGCTGCAACGCGCACTCTACGAACTCACCGGCGAAATCACTCCCGCGACGTTCGACGGCGCGAGCGGAATCGCCTTGGTGAGCAACAGTTCCGAGAAAGATAGCGTCGACGCCGAGCGCTTCGACCAGCTCGCCGCCCGTCTTTCGCAGCAGTTCGGGGTCACGGTGTATCTGGCGGAATTCTCCGGCGTGAGCAGCGACAAAATTCCGACCGCGGCAAAGGACGCGGGCGAATTGACCGAGCTGGCCCGGCTGTGCGGTCACCCCGGAGGTTGCTACCGGCTCGACGATCTGTTGCTGGAGTACCAGCTCACCCGGCCGGGGCCGGCGCGAGAACGGCTGGCGCACCGCGTGATTCCGCTGCTCGCCAGCCCTCACCTACTCGAGGCCTTGGAGGCCCACCTCCGATACGGAGCCGACCGCAAAACAGCCTCGCGCCGCATCCACGTCCATCCCAACACCTTCACCTACCGGCTGCATCGCATCGCCGAACTGACCGGCCTCGACCCGTCCGATCCCACGGATTCGCGCATGCTGGCGGCCGCGCTCACCGTCCACCGACTCGGCCCCTCCCAGAAACAAACCTCCTCTTGA
- a CDS encoding ABC-F family ATP-binding cassette domain-containing protein, with amino-acid sequence MPTQITALAVSKSYDGDPVLTDVTCSLDVGERTGIIGENGSGKTTLLRLFAGRVQPDRGEIVVHAEGGVGYLAQDEQLPQHLTVQQLLDQALTELRAVEARMRRLEIAMADGDESGIDEYGDLTILFEHHGGYGADARVEQAIHGLGLGLVDRDRTIGELSGGEQVRLRLAAVLAAAPELLLLDEPTNHLDDVALTWLEDHLLARRGTTVAVSHDRAFLERVTTSLLEVDADRRRVVRYNDGYPGFLAEKAAERARWVQAHARWLADTERFREAADTTARRVAPGRAMADNNKMAYGRAGGRVQQSVASRVRNAQERLRRLLADPVPAPPKPLRFAPTLATTRPHGIELEATDISVAGRLEPTSVTLAAGDRLLITGPNGAGKTTLLRVLAGQLAPDTGTVARTGKIGYLAQEPPPAVRGRMMFVAFARDRPGDPEFHGDQLLSLGLFDVSQFTTRVEDLSTGQRQRLALARLVTEPVDVLLLDEPTNHLSPGLVEELETALAHFPGAIVVVSHDRRLRSRWEGTHLALKASASV; translated from the coding sequence ATGCCAACCCAGATCACCGCGCTCGCGGTCAGCAAGTCTTATGACGGCGATCCCGTTCTCACGGATGTGACATGTTCGCTCGACGTCGGCGAGCGCACCGGGATCATCGGCGAAAACGGCTCCGGGAAAACCACCCTGCTGCGTCTGTTCGCCGGGCGGGTGCAGCCCGATCGCGGCGAGATCGTCGTCCACGCCGAGGGTGGTGTCGGCTACCTCGCGCAAGACGAGCAACTCCCCCAGCACCTCACTGTGCAGCAACTCCTCGACCAAGCCCTCACCGAGTTGCGAGCGGTCGAAGCCCGGATGCGCCGCCTCGAGATCGCGATGGCCGACGGCGACGAGTCCGGAATCGACGAATACGGCGATCTGACAATACTTTTCGAACATCACGGCGGCTACGGCGCCGATGCGCGCGTGGAACAGGCTATCCACGGACTGGGGTTGGGCCTGGTGGATCGCGACCGCACGATCGGCGAGCTATCGGGCGGTGAGCAGGTCCGTCTTCGCCTGGCCGCGGTGCTGGCGGCAGCTCCGGAACTGCTGTTACTGGACGAACCGACCAACCACCTCGACGACGTCGCTCTGACCTGGCTCGAAGACCACCTGCTCGCCCGGCGCGGCACGACGGTGGCGGTCTCTCACGACCGGGCCTTCCTCGAACGGGTGACTACCAGCCTGCTGGAGGTCGACGCGGACCGCCGGCGCGTCGTCCGATACAACGACGGTTACCCAGGATTCCTGGCGGAAAAGGCTGCCGAACGAGCGCGATGGGTGCAGGCGCACGCCCGATGGCTGGCCGATACCGAACGATTCCGCGAGGCCGCCGACACCACCGCCCGCAGGGTCGCACCGGGCCGGGCGATGGCCGACAACAACAAGATGGCCTACGGCCGAGCCGGTGGACGGGTGCAGCAGTCAGTGGCCAGCCGGGTTCGCAATGCGCAGGAACGACTCCGGCGCCTGCTCGCCGACCCGGTGCCGGCACCGCCGAAACCCCTACGATTCGCGCCCACCCTGGCGACCACACGCCCGCACGGGATCGAGCTCGAGGCCACCGACATCTCCGTCGCAGGCAGACTCGAGCCGACCAGCGTGACGCTCGCCGCGGGCGACCGCTTGCTGATCACCGGCCCGAACGGCGCGGGCAAGACCACCCTGCTGCGCGTGCTGGCCGGTCAACTCGCGCCCGACACCGGCACCGTCGCCCGGACCGGCAAGATCGGTTACCTCGCGCAGGAACCACCGCCTGCCGTCCGCGGCCGCATGATGTTCGTCGCCTTCGCGCGCGATCGCCCTGGTGACCCGGAATTCCACGGCGACCAACTGCTCTCCCTCGGCCTGTTCGACGTCTCCCAGTTCACGACGCGTGTCGAGGACCTCTCCACCGGCCAGCGCCAGCGCCTCGCCTTGGCGCGCCTGGTCACCGAACCCGTCGACGTGCTGCTCCTCGACGAGCCGACCAACCACTTGTCGCCAGGACTGGTCGAGGAGTTGGAAACCGCGCTCGCCCATTTCCCGGGAGCCATCGTCGTCGTCAGCCACGACCGGCGACTGCGCAGCCGCTGGGAAGGCACCCACCTCGCCTTGAAGGCGTCGGCCTCAGTGTGA
- a CDS encoding class I SAM-dependent methyltransferase: MADWDGAGYAHISELQRAMATDAVESVSLAGAERVLDVGCGDGYVTRLIAARVPAGSVLGIDPSPRMIEAARTADDQLTNVDFGVGDVTTMTFPHDFDLVVSFNALHWVLDQETAYRHIAAALEPSGRVLVQYVCGGARPSIENVAMAVTADARWSTAFAGFVRPYVHIDPGALPSIAASTDLEVSAYSVTDREWDFGSREAFARWCTVGFADWTARLPTADIPVFVDEVVDRYEAVVGRPGLFRFQQLRAELSRCASGAAPANPPPP; encoded by the coding sequence ATGGCTGACTGGGACGGCGCAGGCTACGCCCACATCAGTGAACTCCAGCGCGCGATGGCGACGGACGCTGTGGAGTCCGTCTCGCTCGCGGGTGCCGAGCGCGTCCTCGACGTGGGGTGTGGCGACGGCTATGTGACACGCCTGATCGCGGCGCGGGTGCCCGCTGGTTCCGTGCTCGGCATCGACCCGTCGCCGCGGATGATCGAGGCCGCCCGCACGGCCGACGACCAGCTCACGAACGTCGACTTCGGAGTCGGCGATGTCACGACGATGACCTTCCCCCACGACTTCGACCTCGTTGTCTCTTTCAACGCACTGCACTGGGTGCTCGACCAGGAGACGGCCTACCGGCACATCGCCGCGGCACTCGAACCCAGCGGACGGGTGCTCGTGCAATACGTCTGCGGCGGGGCCCGTCCGAGCATCGAGAACGTCGCGATGGCGGTCACCGCCGATGCGCGCTGGTCGACAGCGTTCGCCGGGTTCGTGCGCCCCTACGTGCACATCGACCCCGGCGCGCTGCCCTCGATCGCGGCGAGTACCGACCTCGAGGTCAGCGCGTACTCCGTGACCGACCGGGAATGGGACTTCGGCTCACGCGAGGCCTTCGCGCGGTGGTGCACGGTCGGGTTCGCGGACTGGACAGCCCGCCTTCCCACCGCCGACATCCCCGTCTTCGTGGACGAGGTCGTCGATCGCTACGAAGCCGTCGTCGGCCGGCCAGGACTGTTCCGATTCCAGCAGTTACGGGCCGAGCTGTCGCGGTGCGCCAGTGGCGCAGCGCCGGCCAATCCTCCGCCACCTTGA
- a CDS encoding SgcJ/EcaC family oxidoreductase, with amino-acid sequence MNQTRRTTDDIAIEEVFQQLQRTWTANDAPAFGALFTEDSDYVSYDGTRAIGREQHQHNHDQLFRGVLAGSALTGELESIRYITPDVAILYGTASVLMPWRSRLPKRRLSRQTVVLLRTENGWKITAIHNARVRPVTVPEPKSFPSKMSQLMARIARTLGLGRRTA; translated from the coding sequence ATGAACCAGACCCGGCGAACCACCGACGACATTGCCATCGAGGAGGTATTCCAGCAGCTCCAGCGGACCTGGACCGCCAATGACGCACCAGCCTTCGGCGCGCTCTTCACCGAGGACTCCGATTACGTCTCCTACGACGGCACTCGTGCCATCGGCCGCGAACAGCATCAGCACAACCACGACCAACTGTTCCGTGGTGTCCTGGCCGGATCGGCCCTGACCGGCGAACTGGAGTCCATCCGCTACATCACCCCGGATGTGGCGATCCTGTACGGCACCGCCTCGGTACTCATGCCGTGGCGCTCACGCCTACCGAAGCGGCGGCTCTCCCGGCAAACCGTCGTGCTGCTGCGCACCGAAAACGGCTGGAAGATCACGGCGATTCACAACGCCCGTGTCCGGCCGGTCACCGTACCGGAACCGAAGTCGTTTCCGTCCAAGATGTCTCAGCTCATGGCGCGGATCGCCCGCACGCTCGGACTGGGCCGTCGAACCGCATAA
- a CDS encoding TetR/AcrR family transcriptional regulator, with the protein MTATTHSTTVGLGPRALANRRRIVAVAADELLRNPLASMEDIAVAAGMVRRTLYGHFPTREALIDGMLDEAFEQVGRALDGIDTAQPPARAIADMTVALWAVGDEFQLLLRLDEAGSRARMADRLAPVRARLITLTAAGQADGTFAGHLPPAALARVLTALVLELLNAHSDGEWVDAEAARDAALACLIAVGVDRSGAAEIARSAAEAARH; encoded by the coding sequence GTGACTGCGACGACGCACTCGACCACCGTCGGCCTCGGGCCGCGCGCACTGGCCAACCGGCGACGCATCGTCGCTGTGGCCGCGGACGAGTTGCTGCGAAATCCCCTGGCGAGCATGGAAGACATCGCCGTAGCCGCGGGGATGGTCCGCCGCACCCTCTACGGTCATTTCCCCACCAGGGAAGCGCTGATCGACGGCATGCTCGACGAAGCCTTCGAACAGGTCGGTCGCGCACTCGACGGTATCGACACCGCGCAACCGCCCGCCCGGGCGATCGCGGACATGACGGTCGCGCTGTGGGCTGTCGGCGACGAGTTCCAGCTGCTGCTGCGCCTGGACGAAGCCGGGTCGCGGGCCCGGATGGCCGACCGGCTCGCGCCCGTCCGCGCCCGGCTGATCACGTTGACAGCGGCTGGTCAAGCCGACGGCACCTTCGCTGGTCACCTTCCGCCCGCAGCGTTGGCCAGGGTGCTCACGGCGTTGGTGCTCGAGCTGCTGAACGCGCACAGCGACGGTGAATGGGTCGATGCCGAAGCCGCGCGCGACGCTGCCCTGGCATGCCTGATCGCGGTCGGCGTCGACCGTTCCGGCGCTGCGGAGATCGCCCGGTCCGCCGCGGAGGCCGCGCGGCACTGA